A single region of the Leptodactylus fuscus isolate aLepFus1 chromosome 5, aLepFus1.hap2, whole genome shotgun sequence genome encodes:
- the KRR1 gene encoding KRR1 small subunit processome component homolog gives MAEESTHPEPARGKKRPRETKPVVDESELLTVPDGWKEEPFTKEDNPRGLLEESSFATLFPKYREVYLKECWPLVQKALNEHFVKAELDLIEGSMTVTTTKKTYDPYAIIRARDLIKLLARSVPFEQAVRVLQDDMACDIIKIGTLVRNRERFIKRRQRLLGPKGSTLKALELLTNCYIMVQGNTVSALGPFNGLKEVRKVVLDTMKNIHPIYNIKALMIKRELSKDPELRTKSWDRFLPQFKHKNVSKRKEPKKKRIKKEYTPFPPPQPDSKIDKEIESGEYFLKKSQKRKKKLEDIKTKQAEVLSKRQEERNKAFIPPEEKPVEKPKEATSTKIDVNAIKEKVKKAKSKKLGALPEEVKQKLLNSDKKQKKKK, from the exons ATGGCGGAGGAGTCTACGCATCCAGAGCCGGCTAGAGGCAAGAAGCGTCCACGGGAAACTAAACCTG TTGTTGATGAATCTGAACTACTCACGGTTCCTGATGGCTGGAAAGAAGAGCCTTTCACTAAAGAAGATAACCCTAGGGGGTTGCTTGAGGAGAGCAGCTTTGCCACTTTATTCCCCAAATATAGAGAAGTATACCTCAAAGAGTGTTGGCCCCTTGTTCAAAAAGCTCTCAATGAGCAT tttgtgAAAGCAGAATTAGATCTGATTGAAGGCAGCATGACTGTTACCACCACCAAAAAGACCTATGATCCTTATGCTATTATTCGAGCGAGAGACTTGATAAAACTGCTAGCCAGAAGTGTTCCCTTTGAACAG GCTGTGAGAGTCCTCCAAGATGACATGGCCTGTGACATCATTAAAATTGGAACATTAGTTAGAAACCGTGAGAGATTTATTAAGAGGCGACAGCGGCTCCTCGGACCGAAGGGATCAACTCTAAAG GCTTTGGAACTGCTTACGAACTGTTACATAATGGTCCAGGGGAATACTGTATCTGCACTGGGTCCCTTCAATGGTCTTAAGGAG GTTAGGAAAGTAGTTCTGGACACAATGAAGAACATTCATCCCATTTACAATATAAAG GCTTTAATGATCAAACGAGAGTTGTCTAAAGATCCAGAATTGAGAACAAAAAGCTGGGATCGGTTTCTGCCACAGTTCAAGCACAAGAATGTGAGCAAGAGGAAAGAACCAAAGAAAAAGAGGATAAAGAAAGAATATACGCCATTCCCTCCACCACAGCCTGATAGCAAG ATTGATAAGGAAATTGAAAGTGGTGAATATTTCTTGAAAAAGAGCCAGAAGCGAAAGAAGAAGCTAGAAGATATAAAG ACTAAACAAGCTGAAGTTTTGTCAAAGAGGCAAGAAGAGAGAAACAAAGCATTTATCCCCCCAGAGGAAAAACCTGTTGAAAAACCAAAAGAAG CTACTTCCACCAAGATTGATGTGAATGCCATTAAAGAGAAGGTGAAGAAAGCTAAAAGCAAGAAGCTTGGGGCTCTCCCCGAGGAAGTTAAACAGAAGCTGCTGAATTCAGACAAGAAGCAGAAAAAGAAGAAATAA